The stretch of DNA GCGCTCATCGCCGGTGGCGTGCAGTCGCTGTCGATGACGCCGCTGATGAACCAACGCATCCCCGGGCCCGAGCTGAAGTTCGAGGAACGCTGGATGCCGCCGACGCACCCCGAGACGCCTGATGCGCCATGCAAGGACATGTCGATCACCGTCGGGTGGAACACCGCTCAGGCTGTCGGCATCACGCGTGAGGAGATGGACGCGTGGGCTGCGCGGTCGCATGAGCGTGCGATCGCGGCCATCGACGCGGGCAAGTTCGTCGACGAGATCATTCCGCTGAAGGTCCAGCAGTTCGACGGGTCGGTGATCGACTTCAGCGTGGACGAGCACCCGCGCCGCGACACCACCGTCGAGAAGCTCGCGGGCCTCAAGGTCCTGCATCCGGAGATCGAAGGATTCTCGATCACCGCGGGCAACAGCAGCGGCACCAACGATGCTGCGGCTGCTGTTGCACTTGTCGATGGCGACTACGCCGACGCCGAGAAGCTGACCAAGTTGGCAACCGTGAAGGCTTGGGCCGCAGCAGGTGTCTCTCCGCGCGATTGCGGGCTGGGTGCCGTGAAGGTGATCGGCAAGGTGCTGCAGCGGGCTGGGCTCAAGCCGTCCGATGTCGCGCTGTGGGAGATCAACGAGGCGTTCGCCTCGGTGCCGATCGCGGCGTGCCGCGAGTACGACATCGACGAGGAGCTGGTCAACTTCTCCGGAAGTGGTTGCAGCCTCGGCCATCCCATCGCCGCGTCGGGCGCGCGGATGATCACGACGTTGGTTTACGAGTTACAGCGGCGCGGCGGTGGCATCGGCGTGGCAGCGATGTGCGCGGGTGGCGGCCAGGGCGGCGCCGTCGTCATCGAGGTCTAGCGCGAGCCGCCGAACGTGGGTTACCCGCACGTGTTCGCGCGCTTTCGCGTGACACAAGCCCACACTCGGAAGAGGGACTAGCGCGCGGCGGCGGCCTTGCTTCGCGTGCGCGGTCCCGACGCCTTCGTCGCCTTGCGCGCAGGCTTGCTGCCCGAACCGATGAGCCGACCTGCATGGTCGAGGATGCACTCGAGGCCGAACTCGAAGTTCTTGTCGTCGGCAGCGCCGATGTGATGCCCCTTCGCCGTCACCTGGGCCAGCAGCGGCGTGGTTTCGGGATCGATCGCCATCGTTTCTTCGATGTCACTCGGCCCCTCGTCGGCTGCCCGGTTCTTGTCGCGCAGCCGTTGCAGCACCACCGACCCGCGGACATGCACCGACACCGCGGAGTACGTGTCGAACGCATCCTCGGGTGACAGGCCGGCTTCCACCAGACTCGCGATCGCCTTCTCTACCTCTTTCACGCCCAGCTTGGCCGCCCGCGGACTCAAAGCCGACCGGATGAGAATCAGATCGCACAGAATCGGGTTGCCCATGAACGCTTTTCGCATGACGCGCGCATGATTGCGTAACGTCTCGCGCCAATCCTTGGCCTCGACGTACGGCGTGGCGAAGACATACTGGCGCAGCGCGCGATCGGTCATCGCGTTGAGCAGATCGTCCTTCTTGCGGAAGTACCAGTAGATGCTCGTGACACCGACGCCGAGGTGCTTGCCGAGCAGCGGCATGCTGAGGTTGTCGATCCCGACCTCTTCCGCGAGCTCGAACGCGCCCTTGATGATGTCGTCGGGATTGATGGACCCGCGCTCGCGTCGCTGACGCTTCTCAGCGGTTGCCTGCTTGGCCACGAAGGGCACCTCCATCAAGTGTTGGTGGACTCGAATTTACCGGCAGCCACCGTCTGAACTGCGTCTTTGCGTCCGTGTCGCCGCTCGGCCGTTACCGTCAACCTTACCGGCGGCCATCCAGTCGACGGCGCCTTCACTTTCTCACTCTTCTACTGTAAGACCTATAGTAAGCGTTTCTAGCAAATCGGGCGAAAGGCGAAGGACCAAGAGTGTCGGACGAAATTCTCACCGAGCGCCGCGGGCGGGTGCTTGTCATCACTATCAATCGGCCGGATGCGCGCAACGCGGTGAACCTCGCGGTGAGCCAGGGTCTGGCCGACGCCGTCGATGAACTCGACGAAAGCACTGACCTGTCCGTCGCGGTGATCACCGGCGCCGGCGGCAACTTCTGCGCGGGCATGGACCTGAAGGCCTTCGCCGCCGGCGAGGTCGTAGCCATCCCCGGCCGCGGCATCGGCTTCACCGAACGGCCGCCGCGCAAACCGCTGATCTCGGCCGTCGAGGGTTACGCGCTGGCAGGCGGCACCGAGGTCGTCCTCGCCACGGACCTGGTGGTCGCGTCGCGGGAAGCGAAGTTCGGCATCCCCGAGGTCAAGCGCGGCCTGGTAGCCGCGGGCGGCGGACTGCTGCGACTGCAGAAGCGCATCCCGTATCAAAAGGCGCTCGAACTCGCGCTGACCGGCGACAGCTTCACCGCTGAACAGGGTGAGGCATGGGGTTTCGTCAACGTCCTCACGGAACCGGGCAAGGCGCTGGACGGGGCGATCGAACTCGCCGAGCGCATCACCGCCAACGGGCCGCTGGCAATCGCCACCACCAAGGAGATCATGACCAAGTCCGCGGACTGGAGCGAGGAGGA from Mycobacterium sp. JS623 encodes:
- a CDS encoding thiolase family protein, which produces MPTPVIVSAARTAIGRSFKGTLVNTPPETLITTVLPEVVRRSGVDPSAFDDIIFAESHYGGGDLARYAAAATGMEDIPGQSVNRHCAGSLTAIGNAAAQIGSGMERALIAGGVQSLSMTPLMNQRIPGPELKFEERWMPPTHPETPDAPCKDMSITVGWNTAQAVGITREEMDAWAARSHERAIAAIDAGKFVDEIIPLKVQQFDGSVIDFSVDEHPRRDTTVEKLAGLKVLHPEIEGFSITAGNSSGTNDAAAAVALVDGDYADAEKLTKLATVKAWAAAGVSPRDCGLGAVKVIGKVLQRAGLKPSDVALWEINEAFASVPIAACREYDIDEELVNFSGSGCSLGHPIAASGARMITTLVYELQRRGGGIGVAAMCAGGGQGGAVVIEV
- a CDS encoding crotonase/enoyl-CoA hydratase family protein; amino-acid sequence: MSDEILTERRGRVLVITINRPDARNAVNLAVSQGLADAVDELDESTDLSVAVITGAGGNFCAGMDLKAFAAGEVVAIPGRGIGFTERPPRKPLISAVEGYALAGGTEVVLATDLVVASREAKFGIPEVKRGLVAAGGGLLRLQKRIPYQKALELALTGDSFTAEQGEAWGFVNVLTEPGKALDGAIELAERITANGPLAIATTKEIMTKSADWSEEEMWKKQLEHIIPIFTSNDAKEGAIAFAEKRAPNWTGS
- a CDS encoding TetR family transcriptional regulator, which gives rise to MAKQATAEKRQRRERGSINPDDIIKGAFELAEEVGIDNLSMPLLGKHLGVGVTSIYWYFRKKDDLLNAMTDRALRQYVFATPYVEAKDWRETLRNHARVMRKAFMGNPILCDLILIRSALSPRAAKLGVKEVEKAIASLVEAGLSPEDAFDTYSAVSVHVRGSVVLQRLRDKNRAADEGPSDIEETMAIDPETTPLLAQVTAKGHHIGAADDKNFEFGLECILDHAGRLIGSGSKPARKATKASGPRTRSKAAAAR